From Tripterygium wilfordii isolate XIE 37 chromosome 13, ASM1340144v1, whole genome shotgun sequence, the proteins below share one genomic window:
- the LOC120011900 gene encoding probable RNA helicase SDE3 isoform X2, with protein sequence MSFFLDTLRVILRRGKEISDVRNDETSHREETSDVRNDETSYRSPSRECLVGDRDPKTIYYYEYYPNLGVSNSSGEGKSSVSSSSKVVDTGRSGSDFPTSLGRTNVVVSQNSNLRSSSPQPPIGSSRPSSSSHEPAAHSSTSSLSTKRVLPSCPNPPPSIPKAPTSSSKPLCHSSPSPTTSSSKSSIPTPVSKTIPSEASSRSSEPRSSSPKTLLQSKPTLSTVSSNSISKRAMPTTASQKISSESSSPSSKLLPHSKVTLSKMSSNSMGEGQQSNYKCVPKSDSPFCIIPKHIEELFRKDIVPEILKKPLSPTTYKDYFAALLYAEDFYIEKWSEFKLVNVTLELQEAVIHKKSGRKSYFDDNYEKEEKILVAFEIDSVPEKRPFLISRDFVFARPSGKEVLPFQGFVYQVRKNTQLLVEFGEDFLSQHYSTRKYDVSFSFNRVCLKRAHQAIADASDVLFQNFLFPHHISRKSIAVLPPPLHYVRDPDVSSIVHQILSFQAPPPYLVKGPLCEARRTESDSNQLSKTGLALREALRQIYQRSPACRILVCAPTNKTCDVLLANLMKYIPESDMFRANAAFRGIYEESSLYGEEDSCFSVPPLDELQEFRVIVTTYMSSFRLHKEGIIAGHFSHLFLVDASSVHEPELMVALANFANQKTAVVVTGSPGGSTRWVRSDIGRRHGLRKSYFERLYESNPYKSLDPRFIGVIEEE encoded by the exons ATGTCTTTTTTTCTTGACACTTTGCGAGTCATTCTCCGCCGCGGAAAAGAAATTTCTGATGTTAGGAATGATGAGACTTCCCACAGAGAAGAAACTTCTGATGTTAGGAATGATGAAACTTCCTACAGAAGCCCTTCGCGAGAATGTTTAGTAGGCGATCGTGATCCCAAAACAATATACTACTATGAATACTACCCCAATTTGGGAGTTAGTAACTCTTCTGGAGAAGGCAAAAGTTctgtgtcttcttcttcaaaagTTGTAGATACAGGGAGAAGTGGATCCGATTTCCCTACGTCACTTGGAAGGACCAATGTAGTAGTGTCTCAGAATTCCAACTTAAGGAGTTCCTCCCCTCAACCCCCAATTGGTTCTTCTAGaccatcttcatcatcacaTGAACCTGCAGCGCATTCTTCCACCTCTTCTCTGTCGACCAAGAGAGTGTTACCATCGTGTCCTAATCCACCCCCATCTATACCAAAGGCCCCCACTTCTTCTTCAAAGCCATTATGTCATTCATCTCCCTCCCCCACAACATCTTCTTCCAAATCATCTATACCAACCCCTGTATCCAAAACAATTCCTTCTGAAGCATCGTCCCGTTCATCTGAACCACGTTCATCTTCACCTAAGACCCTTCTGCAGTCTAAGCCAACTCTTTCCACAGTTTCCTCAAATTCAATAAGTAAACGAGCAATGCCAACCACTGCATCCCAAAAAATTTCTTCCGAATCATCTTCCCCGTCTTCTAAACTCCTTCCACATTCTAAGGTAACTCTTTCCAAAATGTCCTCAAATTCAATGGGTGAGGGACAACAATCAAATTATAAATGCGTTCCAAAGAGTGACTCACCTTTCTGCATAATACCGAAGCACATTGAAGAACTGTTCAGGAAAGACATTGTGCCTGAAATTCTAAAGAAGCCATTGTCTCCAACAACTTACAAGGATTACTTTGCTGCCTTGCTATATGCTGAGGACTTCTATATTGAG AAATGGAGCGAATTTAAGTTAGTGAATGTGACCCTAGAGCTGCAAGAGGCAGTGATTCATAAGAAGTCAGGCCGGAAGAGTTACTTTGATGATAATtatgagaaggaagaaaagattcTGGTGGCATTCGAGATTGACTCTGTTCCTGAGAAACGGCCGTTTCTTATATCAAGGGACTTTGTCTTTGCACGTCCTTCAGGCAAGGAAGTTTTACCATTTCAG GGTTTTGTCTATCAAGTGCGGAAGAACACTCAATTATTAGTTGAATTTGGAGAAGATTTTCTCTCTCAGCACTATTCTACTCGCAAATACGATGTTAGCTTCTCGTTCAACAGAGTTTGCTTAAAGAGGgctcatcaagcaattgcagaTGCTTCAGATGTTTTATTCCAGAACTTCCTTTTCCCTCATCacatttcaagaaaaagcattgCTGTGTTACCTCCTCCTTTGCATTATGTAAGGGATCCTGATGTAAGCTCGATAGTCCATCAGATATTAAGTTTTCAGGCTCCTCCACCATACCTTGTGAAGGGTCCTCTTTGTGAAGCCAGAAGAACTGAATCCGACTCAAATCAACTATCAAAAACCGGATTGGCTCTTCGAGAAGCACTACGCCAAATTTATCAAAGGTCACCTGCATGTCGGATTCTTGTATGTGCTCCTACTAACAAAACTTGTGATGTGCTCCTCGCGAACTTGATGAAGTATATTCCGGAGTCAGATATGTTTCGAGCCAATGCTGCATTCCGAGGGATATATGAGGAATCAAGTCTGTATGGAGAGGAAGACTCTTGTTTTTCTGTTCCTCCTCTTGATGAACTGCAGGAATTTAGGGTGATAGTTACAACTTATATGAGTAGCTTTCGTCTGCATAAGGAAGGCATCATCGCTGGTCATTTTAGTCACCTGTTTCTGGTGGATGCATCATCAGTCCATGAGCCTGAGCTGATGGTGGCTTTGGCTAATTTCGCAAACCAAAAGACAGCTGTGGTAGTCACCGGTTCTCCAGGAGGCTCGACGAGATGGGTTCGGTCTGATATAGGCAGGCGACATGGATTGCGGAAGTCCTACTTTGAAAGACTGTATGAGAGCAACCCTTACAAAAGTTTGGATCCTAGGTTCATCGGTGTGATTGAGGAAGAGTAG
- the LOC120011900 gene encoding uncharacterized protein LOC120011900 isoform X1, with translation MDGIMSLFLDILRVILCCGKETSDVRNDETSYRSLRNDETSYREKTSDVRNDETSYRSPSRECLVRERDPNTIYYYEYYPNLRVGNSSGEGKSSVSSSSKVVDTGRIYHPNLGVSNSSGEGKSSVSSSSKVADTGRSGSDFPKSLGRTNVVVSKNSNLRSSSPQPPIGSSRPSSSSHEPAAHSSTSSLSTKRVLPLCPNPPPSIPKAPTSSSKPSCTFYFQESESSSKPATLSSTPCHSSPSPTTSSKSSIPTPVSKTIPSEASSGSSEPRSSSPKTLLQSKPTLSTVSSNSISQRAMPTTASQKISSKSSAPSSKLLPHSKVTLSKMSSNSMGEGQQSNYKWVPKGESSFCIIPKHIEELFRKDIVPEILKKPLSPTTYKDYFAALLYAEDFYIEKWSKFELVNVTLELQEAVIHKKSGRNNDNDEKEEKILVAFEIDSVPENRPFLISRDFVFARPSGKEVLPFQGFVYQVRKSTCLLVEFGKDFLSQHYSTRKYDVSFSFNRVCLKRAHQAIADASDVLFQNFLFPHHISRKSIDVLPPPLHYVRDPDVSSIVHQILSFQAPPPYLVKGPLCEARRTASDSNQLSKTGLALREALLQIYRRSPACRILVCAPTNRTCDVLHANLMKYIPESDMFRANAAFRGIFDSLLSGLYGEEDGCFSVPPLDELQKFRVIVTTYMSSFRLHNEGIVAGHFSHLFLVDASSATEPEIMVALANFVNQRTAVVVTGAPGDRNRWVRSDIARQHGLRKSYFERLCGSNPYKSLDPRFISVIEEQLGR, from the exons ATGGATGGCATCATGTCTTTGTTTCTTGACATTTTGCGAGTCATTCTTTGCTGTGGAAAAGAAACTTCTGATGTTAGGAATGATGAGACTTCCTACAGAAGCCTTAGGAATGACGAGACTTCCTACAGAGAAAAAACTTCTGATGTTAGGAATGATGAAACTTCCTACAGAAGCCCTTCGCGAGAATGTTTAGTACGCGAACGTGATCCCAACACAATATACTACTACGAGTACTACCCCAATTTGAGAGTTGGTAACTCTTCTGGAGAAGGCAAAAGTTCTGTGTCTTCTTCATCAAAAGTTGTAGATACAGGGAGGATCTACCACCCCAATTTGGGAGTTAGTAACTCTTCTGGAGAAGGCAAAAGTTCTGTGTCTTCTTCATCAAAAGTTGCAGATACAGGGAGAAGTGGATCCGATTTCCCTAAGTCACTTGGAAGGACCAATGTAGTAGTGTCTAAGAATTCAAACTTAAGGAGTTCCTCCCCTCAACCCCCAATTGGTTCTTCTAGaccatcttcatcatcacaTGAACCTGCAGCGCATTCTTCCACCTCTTCTCTGTCGACCAAGAGAGTGTTACCATTGTGTCCTAATCCACCCCCATCTATACCAAAGGCCCCCACTTCTTCTTCAAAGCCATCATGTACATTTTACTTTCAGGAATCGGAATCTTCTTCTAAACCTGCTACATTGTCTTCTACACCATGTCATTCATCTCCCTCCCCCACAACATCTTCCAAATCATCTATACCAACCCCTGTATCCAAAACAATTCCTTCTGAAGCATCGTCCGGTTCATCTGAACCACGTTCATCTTCACCTAAGACCCTTCTGCAGTCTAAGCCAACTCTTTCCACAGTTTCCTCAAATTCAATAAGTCAACGAGCAATGCCAACCACTGCATCCCAAAAAATTTCTTCCAAATCATCTGCCCCGTCTTCTAAACTCCTTCCACATTCTAAGGTAACTCTTTCCAAAATGTCCTCAAATTCAATGGGTGAGGGACAACAATCAAATTATAAATGGGTTCCAAAGGGTGAGTCTTCTTTCTGCATAATACCGAAGCACATTGAAGAACTGTTCAGGAAGGACATTGTGCCTGAAATTCTAAAGAAGCCATTGTCTCCAACAACTTACAAGGATTACTTTGCTGCCTTGCTATATGCTGAGGACTTCTATATTGAG AAATGGAGCAAATTCGAGTTAGTGAATGTCACCCTAGAGCTGCAAGAGGCAGTGATTCATAAGAAGTCAGGCCGGAACAATGATAATgatgagaaggaagaaaagattcTGGTAGCATTCGAGATTGACTCTGTTCCTGAGAACCGGCCATTTCTTATATCAAGGGACTTTGTCTTTGCACGTCCTTCGGGCAAGGAAGTTTTACCATTTCAG GGTTTTGTCTACCAAGTGCGGAAGAGCACTTGCTTATTGGTTGAATTTGGAAAAGATTTTCTCTCTCAGCACTATTCTACTCGCAAATACGATGTTAGCTTCTCGTTCAACAGAGTTTGCTTAAAAAGGgctcatcaagcaattgcagaTGCATCAGATGTTTTATTCCAGAACTTCCTTTTCCCTCATCacatttcaagaaaaagcattgATGTGTTACCTCCTCCTTTGCATTATGTAAGGGATCCTGATGTAAGCTCGATAGTCCATCAGATATTAAGTTTTCAGGCTCCTCCACCATACCTTGTGAAGGGTCCTCTTTGTGAAGCCAGAAGAACTGCATCCGACTCAAATCAACTATCAAAAACTGGATTGGCTCTTCGAGAAGCACTACTACAAATTTATCGAAGGTCACCTGCGTGCCGGATTCTTGTATGTGCTCCTACAAACAGAACTTGTGATGTGCTCCACGCGAACTTGATGAAGTATATTCCGGAGTCAGATATGTTTCGAGCCAATGCTGCATTCCGAGGGATATTTGACAGTCTCCTCTCAGGTCTGTATGGAGAGGAAGACGGTTGTTTTTCTGTTCCTCCTCTTGATGAACTGCAGAAATTTAGGGTGATAGTTACAACTTATATGAGTAGCTTTCGTCTGCATAACGAAGGCATCGTCGCTGGTCATTTTAGTCACCTGTTTCTGGTGGATGCATCATCAGCCACTGAGCCAGAGATAATGGTGGCTTTGGCTAATTTCGTCAACCAAAGGACAGCTGTGGTAGTCACTGGTGCGCCAGGAGACCGTAACAGATGGGTTCGGTCTGATATCGCCAGGCAACATGGATTGAGGAAGTCCTACTTTGAAAGACTTTGTGGGAGCAACCCCTACAAAAGTTTGGATCCTAGGTTCATCAGTGTGATTGAGGAACAGTTGGGACGTTAG
- the LOC120013225 gene encoding transcription factor TCP7 gives MSNTEGASNGISNGAVIDSQLTQGNGSLVVKKPPSKDRHSKVDGRGRRIRMPIICAARVFQLTRELGHKSDGQTIEWLLRQAEPSIIAATGTGSTPASFSTVSVSVRGGNSTSLTNSTSWNLSSLDHKPLLGPPFILGKRVRADDDDGKDDGGGMSVWPTVGSLAGQTSAMPTGGFWALPGRPDFLGFAAGPPEMLVQSASAVSQQQTLFMQQQQEAAAAAMGEASAARVGNYLPGHLNLLASLSGGPGSSGRREDDPR, from the coding sequence TTCTCTTGTAGTGAAAAAGCCGCCGTCGAAAGACCGTCACAGCAAGGTAGATGGTCGTGGACGGAGAATCCGGATGCCGATCATTTGTGCCGCTCGTGTGTTCCAGCTGACACGGGAGCTAGGTCACAAGTCCGATGGTCAGACCATCGAGTGGCTGCTCCGCCAGGCTGAGCCGTCAATTATCGCCGCCACTGGTACTGGTAGCACTCCGGCTAGTTTCTCTACGGTTTCCGTATCTGTTCGTGGGGGAAACTCTACGTCCTTGACTAACTCTACTTCGTGGAATCTTTCGTCTCTCGATCACAAGCCCTTGCTTGGTCCACCGTTTATACTCGGCAAGCGAGTTAGGGCCGACGATGATGACGGGAAGGATGATGGGGGTGGTATGTCGGTGTGGCCCACTGTGGGTTCGCTAGCGGGACAGACATCCGCTATGCCGACAGGAGGTTTTTGGGCGTTGCCGGGGCGGCCAGACTTTTTGGGCTTTGCCGCCGGACCTCCGGAGATGTTGGTGCAGTCGGCCTCAGCGGTGTCTCAACAGCAGACCCTATTTATGCAGCAACAGCAGGAGGCGGCTGCGGCTGCCATGGGTGAAGCATCGGCAGCGAGGGTAGGAAATTACCTTCCTGGACATCTCAATTTATTGGCTTCGTTGTCAGGTGGACCGGGTAGTTCTGGTCGGAGAGAGGATGATCCGCGTTGA
- the LOC120011900 gene encoding uncharacterized protein LOC120011900 isoform X3, with translation MDGIMSLFLDILRVILCCGKETSDVRNDETSYRSLRNDETSYREKTSDVRNDETSYRSPSRECLVRERDPNTIYYYEYYPNLRVGNSSGEGKSSVSSSSKVVDTGRIYHPNLGVSNSSGEGKSSVSSSSKVADTGRSGSDFPKSLGRTNVVVSKNSNLRSSSPQPPIGSSRPSSSSHEPAAHSSTSSLSTKRVLPLCPNPPPSIPKAPTSSSKPSCTFYFQESESSSKPATLSSTPCHSSPSPTTSSKSSIPTPVSKTIPSEASSGSSEPRSSSPKTLLQSKPTLSTVSSNSISQRAMPTTASQKISSKSSAPSSKLLPHSKVTLSKMSSNSMGEGQQSNYKWVPKGESSFCIIPKHIEELFRKDIVPEILKKPLSPTTYKDYFAALLYAEDFYIEGFVYQVRKSTCLLVEFGKDFLSQHYSTRKYDVSFSFNRVCLKRAHQAIADASDVLFQNFLFPHHISRKSIDVLPPPLHYVRDPDVSSIVHQILSFQAPPPYLVKGPLCEARRTASDSNQLSKTGLALREALLQIYRRSPACRILVCAPTNRTCDVLHANLMKYIPESDMFRANAAFRGIFDSLLSGLYGEEDGCFSVPPLDELQKFRVIVTTYMSSFRLHNEGIVAGHFSHLFLVDASSATEPEIMVALANFVNQRTAVVVTGAPGDRNRWVRSDIARQHGLRKSYFERLCGSNPYKSLDPRFISVIEEQLGR, from the exons ATGGATGGCATCATGTCTTTGTTTCTTGACATTTTGCGAGTCATTCTTTGCTGTGGAAAAGAAACTTCTGATGTTAGGAATGATGAGACTTCCTACAGAAGCCTTAGGAATGACGAGACTTCCTACAGAGAAAAAACTTCTGATGTTAGGAATGATGAAACTTCCTACAGAAGCCCTTCGCGAGAATGTTTAGTACGCGAACGTGATCCCAACACAATATACTACTACGAGTACTACCCCAATTTGAGAGTTGGTAACTCTTCTGGAGAAGGCAAAAGTTCTGTGTCTTCTTCATCAAAAGTTGTAGATACAGGGAGGATCTACCACCCCAATTTGGGAGTTAGTAACTCTTCTGGAGAAGGCAAAAGTTCTGTGTCTTCTTCATCAAAAGTTGCAGATACAGGGAGAAGTGGATCCGATTTCCCTAAGTCACTTGGAAGGACCAATGTAGTAGTGTCTAAGAATTCAAACTTAAGGAGTTCCTCCCCTCAACCCCCAATTGGTTCTTCTAGaccatcttcatcatcacaTGAACCTGCAGCGCATTCTTCCACCTCTTCTCTGTCGACCAAGAGAGTGTTACCATTGTGTCCTAATCCACCCCCATCTATACCAAAGGCCCCCACTTCTTCTTCAAAGCCATCATGTACATTTTACTTTCAGGAATCGGAATCTTCTTCTAAACCTGCTACATTGTCTTCTACACCATGTCATTCATCTCCCTCCCCCACAACATCTTCCAAATCATCTATACCAACCCCTGTATCCAAAACAATTCCTTCTGAAGCATCGTCCGGTTCATCTGAACCACGTTCATCTTCACCTAAGACCCTTCTGCAGTCTAAGCCAACTCTTTCCACAGTTTCCTCAAATTCAATAAGTCAACGAGCAATGCCAACCACTGCATCCCAAAAAATTTCTTCCAAATCATCTGCCCCGTCTTCTAAACTCCTTCCACATTCTAAGGTAACTCTTTCCAAAATGTCCTCAAATTCAATGGGTGAGGGACAACAATCAAATTATAAATGGGTTCCAAAGGGTGAGTCTTCTTTCTGCATAATACCGAAGCACATTGAAGAACTGTTCAGGAAGGACATTGTGCCTGAAATTCTAAAGAAGCCATTGTCTCCAACAACTTACAAGGATTACTTTGCTGCCTTGCTATATGCTGAGGACTTCTATATTGAG GGTTTTGTCTACCAAGTGCGGAAGAGCACTTGCTTATTGGTTGAATTTGGAAAAGATTTTCTCTCTCAGCACTATTCTACTCGCAAATACGATGTTAGCTTCTCGTTCAACAGAGTTTGCTTAAAAAGGgctcatcaagcaattgcagaTGCATCAGATGTTTTATTCCAGAACTTCCTTTTCCCTCATCacatttcaagaaaaagcattgATGTGTTACCTCCTCCTTTGCATTATGTAAGGGATCCTGATGTAAGCTCGATAGTCCATCAGATATTAAGTTTTCAGGCTCCTCCACCATACCTTGTGAAGGGTCCTCTTTGTGAAGCCAGAAGAACTGCATCCGACTCAAATCAACTATCAAAAACTGGATTGGCTCTTCGAGAAGCACTACTACAAATTTATCGAAGGTCACCTGCGTGCCGGATTCTTGTATGTGCTCCTACAAACAGAACTTGTGATGTGCTCCACGCGAACTTGATGAAGTATATTCCGGAGTCAGATATGTTTCGAGCCAATGCTGCATTCCGAGGGATATTTGACAGTCTCCTCTCAGGTCTGTATGGAGAGGAAGACGGTTGTTTTTCTGTTCCTCCTCTTGATGAACTGCAGAAATTTAGGGTGATAGTTACAACTTATATGAGTAGCTTTCGTCTGCATAACGAAGGCATCGTCGCTGGTCATTTTAGTCACCTGTTTCTGGTGGATGCATCATCAGCCACTGAGCCAGAGATAATGGTGGCTTTGGCTAATTTCGTCAACCAAAGGACAGCTGTGGTAGTCACTGGTGCGCCAGGAGACCGTAACAGATGGGTTCGGTCTGATATCGCCAGGCAACATGGATTGAGGAAGTCCTACTTTGAAAGACTTTGTGGGAGCAACCCCTACAAAAGTTTGGATCCTAGGTTCATCAGTGTGATTGAGGAACAGTTGGGACGTTAG
- the LOC120011900 gene encoding uncharacterized protein LOC120011900 isoform X4: MSFFLDTLRVILRRGKEISDVRNDETSHREETSDVRNDETSYRSPSRECLVGDRDPKTIYYYEYYPNLGVSNSSGEGKSSVSSSSKVVDTGRSGSDFPTSLGRTNVVVSQNSNLRSSSPQPPIGSSRPSSSSHEPAAHSSTSSLSTKRVLPSCPNPPPSIPKAPTSSSKPLCHSSPSPTTSSSKSSIPTPVSKTIPSEASSRSSEPRSSSPKTLLQSKPTLSTVSSNSISKRAMPTTASQKISSESSSPSSKLLPHSKVTLSKMSSNSMGEGQQSNYKCVPKSDSPFCIIPKHIEELFRKDIVPEILKKPLSPTTYKDYFAALLYAEDFYIEGFVYQVRKNTQLLVEFGEDFLSQHYSTRKYDVSFSFNRVCLKRAHQAIADASDVLFQNFLFPHHISRKSIAVLPPPLHYVRDPDVSSIVHQILSFQAPPPYLVKGPLCEARRTESDSNQLSKTGLALREALRQIYQRSPACRILVCAPTNKTCDVLLANLMKYIPESDMFRANAAFRGIYEESSLYGEEDSCFSVPPLDELQEFRVIVTTYMSSFRLHKEGIIAGHFSHLFLVDASSVHEPELMVALANFANQKTAVVVTGSPGGSTRWVRSDIGRRHGLRKSYFERLYESNPYKSLDPRFIGVIEEE; encoded by the exons ATGTCTTTTTTTCTTGACACTTTGCGAGTCATTCTCCGCCGCGGAAAAGAAATTTCTGATGTTAGGAATGATGAGACTTCCCACAGAGAAGAAACTTCTGATGTTAGGAATGATGAAACTTCCTACAGAAGCCCTTCGCGAGAATGTTTAGTAGGCGATCGTGATCCCAAAACAATATACTACTATGAATACTACCCCAATTTGGGAGTTAGTAACTCTTCTGGAGAAGGCAAAAGTTctgtgtcttcttcttcaaaagTTGTAGATACAGGGAGAAGTGGATCCGATTTCCCTACGTCACTTGGAAGGACCAATGTAGTAGTGTCTCAGAATTCCAACTTAAGGAGTTCCTCCCCTCAACCCCCAATTGGTTCTTCTAGaccatcttcatcatcacaTGAACCTGCAGCGCATTCTTCCACCTCTTCTCTGTCGACCAAGAGAGTGTTACCATCGTGTCCTAATCCACCCCCATCTATACCAAAGGCCCCCACTTCTTCTTCAAAGCCATTATGTCATTCATCTCCCTCCCCCACAACATCTTCTTCCAAATCATCTATACCAACCCCTGTATCCAAAACAATTCCTTCTGAAGCATCGTCCCGTTCATCTGAACCACGTTCATCTTCACCTAAGACCCTTCTGCAGTCTAAGCCAACTCTTTCCACAGTTTCCTCAAATTCAATAAGTAAACGAGCAATGCCAACCACTGCATCCCAAAAAATTTCTTCCGAATCATCTTCCCCGTCTTCTAAACTCCTTCCACATTCTAAGGTAACTCTTTCCAAAATGTCCTCAAATTCAATGGGTGAGGGACAACAATCAAATTATAAATGCGTTCCAAAGAGTGACTCACCTTTCTGCATAATACCGAAGCACATTGAAGAACTGTTCAGGAAAGACATTGTGCCTGAAATTCTAAAGAAGCCATTGTCTCCAACAACTTACAAGGATTACTTTGCTGCCTTGCTATATGCTGAGGACTTCTATATTGAG GGTTTTGTCTATCAAGTGCGGAAGAACACTCAATTATTAGTTGAATTTGGAGAAGATTTTCTCTCTCAGCACTATTCTACTCGCAAATACGATGTTAGCTTCTCGTTCAACAGAGTTTGCTTAAAGAGGgctcatcaagcaattgcagaTGCTTCAGATGTTTTATTCCAGAACTTCCTTTTCCCTCATCacatttcaagaaaaagcattgCTGTGTTACCTCCTCCTTTGCATTATGTAAGGGATCCTGATGTAAGCTCGATAGTCCATCAGATATTAAGTTTTCAGGCTCCTCCACCATACCTTGTGAAGGGTCCTCTTTGTGAAGCCAGAAGAACTGAATCCGACTCAAATCAACTATCAAAAACCGGATTGGCTCTTCGAGAAGCACTACGCCAAATTTATCAAAGGTCACCTGCATGTCGGATTCTTGTATGTGCTCCTACTAACAAAACTTGTGATGTGCTCCTCGCGAACTTGATGAAGTATATTCCGGAGTCAGATATGTTTCGAGCCAATGCTGCATTCCGAGGGATATATGAGGAATCAAGTCTGTATGGAGAGGAAGACTCTTGTTTTTCTGTTCCTCCTCTTGATGAACTGCAGGAATTTAGGGTGATAGTTACAACTTATATGAGTAGCTTTCGTCTGCATAAGGAAGGCATCATCGCTGGTCATTTTAGTCACCTGTTTCTGGTGGATGCATCATCAGTCCATGAGCCTGAGCTGATGGTGGCTTTGGCTAATTTCGCAAACCAAAAGACAGCTGTGGTAGTCACCGGTTCTCCAGGAGGCTCGACGAGATGGGTTCGGTCTGATATAGGCAGGCGACATGGATTGCGGAAGTCCTACTTTGAAAGACTGTATGAGAGCAACCCTTACAAAAGTTTGGATCCTAGGTTCATCGGTGTGATTGAGGAAGAGTAG